From the genome of Haloterrigena sp. KLK7, one region includes:
- a CDS encoding deoxyhypusine synthase encodes MSDEHEHGSDDGDSEADGEGHREPEREAFSHDPVGHAEVRAGMTVGELADEYGNAGVGAANLHEAVGVTESMFDDDVTVFFGLAGAMVPTGMRRIVADLIREGHIDVLVTTGANLTHDSIEAIGGKHHHGEVTAEGKTEREHDETLRDEGVDRIYNVYLPQEFFADFESHLREEVFPVLEAECEEEGAVSIQRLTEELGRANADVNERDDVDEGPGIAAAAYENDVPIYCPAVQDSVLGLQAWMYSQTGAFTLDALADMTPLTDIAYHADEAGAFVVGGGVPKNFTLQTMLVSPDAYDYAVQLTMDPKQTGGLSGATLDEARSWGKLEKDADNVSVYADATITFPLVVAAALERLEN; translated from the coding sequence ATGAGCGACGAGCACGAGCACGGGAGCGACGACGGTGACAGCGAGGCGGACGGGGAGGGCCACCGCGAACCCGAGCGGGAAGCGTTCTCCCACGACCCGGTCGGTCACGCCGAGGTCCGAGCGGGGATGACCGTCGGCGAACTCGCCGACGAGTACGGGAACGCGGGCGTCGGCGCGGCGAACCTCCACGAGGCCGTCGGCGTCACCGAGTCGATGTTCGACGACGACGTGACCGTCTTCTTCGGCCTCGCGGGCGCGATGGTCCCCACGGGGATGCGGCGCATCGTCGCCGACCTGATTCGCGAGGGCCACATCGACGTCCTCGTGACGACCGGCGCGAACCTCACCCACGACAGCATCGAGGCCATCGGCGGGAAACACCACCACGGCGAGGTGACCGCCGAGGGGAAGACCGAGCGCGAACACGACGAGACGCTGCGCGACGAGGGGGTCGACCGCATCTACAACGTCTACCTCCCCCAGGAGTTCTTCGCCGACTTCGAGAGCCACCTCCGCGAGGAGGTCTTCCCGGTGCTCGAGGCCGAGTGCGAGGAGGAGGGCGCGGTCTCGATCCAGCGGCTCACCGAGGAATTGGGACGGGCGAACGCCGACGTCAACGAGCGCGACGACGTCGACGAGGGGCCCGGCATCGCCGCCGCGGCCTACGAGAACGACGTCCCGATCTACTGTCCCGCCGTACAGGACTCCGTGCTCGGGCTCCAGGCCTGGATGTACTCCCAGACGGGCGCGTTCACGCTGGACGCGCTGGCCGACATGACGCCGCTGACCGACATCGCCTACCACGCCGACGAGGCCGGCGCCTTCGTCGTCGGCGGCGGCGTCCCCAAGAACTTCACCCTCCAGACGATGCTCGTCTCCCCCGACGCCTACGACTACGCCGTCCAGTTGACCATGGACCCCAAACAGACCGGCGGCCTCTCCGGGGCCACCTTAGACGAGGCCCGCTCGTGGGGTAAACTCGAGAAAGACGCCGACAACGTCTCCGTCTACGCCGACGCGACGATCACCTTCCCCCTGGTGGTTGCGGCGGCCCTCGAGCGACTAGAGAACTAG
- a CDS encoding Nif3-like dinuclear metal center hexameric protein: MNLSTVVDRLDEELRTADYADVDASANGLQVGPEDAEIERVAFAVDGVRETFDRAIEADADLLVVHHGLSWGGFDRVTGRTYDRIAPLIENDLALYVSHLPLDGHQERGNAAGVADVLELEDRAPFGELGPECIGQRGTATDSYAPDELRERLEGELETDGRSVRHLAFGPDEIEDVAIVTGSGVDWLDEAVETGADALVTGEGKQKAYHEAREAGIHVFLAGHYATETFGVGALQELVEEWGLETTYLEVPTGL; this comes from the coding sequence ATGAACCTCTCGACGGTCGTCGATCGACTCGACGAGGAACTGCGAACCGCCGACTACGCCGACGTAGACGCCAGCGCGAACGGGCTGCAGGTCGGACCGGAGGACGCCGAGATCGAGCGCGTCGCGTTCGCCGTCGACGGCGTCCGCGAGACGTTCGACCGCGCGATCGAGGCCGACGCGGACCTGCTGGTCGTCCACCACGGCCTCTCGTGGGGCGGCTTCGACCGCGTAACGGGACGAACCTACGACCGGATCGCTCCCCTGATCGAGAACGACCTCGCGCTGTACGTCTCCCACCTCCCGCTGGACGGCCACCAGGAACGCGGTAACGCCGCCGGCGTCGCGGACGTGCTCGAGCTCGAGGACCGCGCTCCCTTCGGCGAGCTCGGTCCCGAGTGCATCGGCCAGCGCGGGACGGCAACGGACTCCTACGCGCCCGACGAGTTGCGCGAGCGCCTCGAGGGCGAACTCGAGACCGACGGTCGGTCCGTCCGGCACCTCGCGTTCGGCCCCGACGAGATCGAGGACGTGGCGATCGTCACCGGCAGCGGCGTTGACTGGCTCGACGAGGCCGTCGAGACGGGTGCGGACGCGCTGGTGACGGGCGAGGGGAAGCAGAAGGCCTACCACGAGGCCCGGGAGGCGGGGATTCACGTCTTCCTCGCGGGCCACTACGCGACGGAGACGTTCGGGGTGGGGGCGTTGCAGGAATTGGTCGAGGAGTGGGGTCTCGAGACGACGTATCTCGAGGTGCCGACGGGGCTCTGA
- a CDS encoding cbb3-type cytochrome c oxidase subunit I, whose protein sequence is MSDLPPRTTVKRWLVTTNHKDIGILYLATALFFLLLGGVLALLFRAHMWVPGGTGLLENMEFNQAVTNHGLIMVFLFLSPFAAGFANYFVPLQIGAKDLAFPRLNALSYWFYLFSGILLAVSFFQGRAFAGGWYMYAPLNVPMYHPAMQATTGGNGTILGLILFVLSITLGSVNFLTTIHRSRAEGLGLWNMPLFTWSWLLTIWMMLFAFAALLAALLLLASDRLLLTQYFATDEGSSLLWAHLFWFFGHPEVYIVFFPALGIMFETFQSFTGRRLVGRKWVIIAMVLVAVQSFLVWAHHMFLTTINLEIKTLFMATTIGISLPFDLMIFSLIYTMVKGRVRFTTPFLFSLGALVLFILGGITGVFLGAVVLDYEFRGTYWVVAHFHYVMVSGVTALIGGLYYWWPKITGKMYSETLGKLNFAVYFVGFNLLYFPMFLAWETPRRVFHYGEAIQIYHQAATVGAFVFGASFLITFYTLVKSLLSGPDAPDNPWEYSRTAEWATTSPPPLDNWDGRPSYASGRLEFVDDTAATTDGGVTTAVESQAEHADHASIWPVGIGFGTFVFFLGLTGLTPYTVEFARGTGEVSQEIVGTSAEQTIIYPILTLLGVGILGYTLFEYGREEFNAPEMAIASRWPFEGIGTTKLGVWFFLASDVVVFGAAIGSYVFARLHAGWGSWGTVPPSSTLGLVNTYVLLTSSFTVILALVFAERGNKRGLLGTMGATLVLGLTFLGIKGWEWAYEFSHGVYWFTDLHYSTYFVTTGLHALHVILGMLLAGFMIYRIVSVDAYLTDHRPVEFFGLYWHFVDIVWVILFPLFYLM, encoded by the coding sequence ATGAGCGATCTGCCCCCGCGGACGACCGTCAAGCGGTGGCTGGTCACGACCAACCACAAGGACATCGGCATTCTCTATCTGGCGACGGCGCTGTTTTTCCTCCTGCTCGGCGGGGTGCTCGCACTGCTGTTTCGCGCACATATGTGGGTCCCCGGCGGGACGGGGCTGCTCGAGAACATGGAGTTCAACCAGGCGGTCACCAACCACGGACTGATAATGGTGTTCCTGTTTCTCTCGCCCTTCGCGGCCGGCTTCGCGAACTACTTCGTCCCGCTGCAGATCGGCGCGAAGGACCTCGCTTTCCCCCGTCTGAACGCCCTGAGTTACTGGTTCTACCTGTTCTCGGGAATTCTCCTCGCGGTCTCGTTCTTCCAGGGACGGGCGTTCGCCGGCGGCTGGTACATGTACGCGCCGCTGAACGTGCCGATGTACCACCCCGCGATGCAGGCGACGACCGGCGGAAACGGGACGATCCTCGGGCTGATTCTGTTCGTCCTCTCGATCACGCTCGGGTCAGTGAACTTCCTCACGACGATTCACCGCTCGCGCGCGGAGGGGCTGGGGCTGTGGAACATGCCGCTGTTCACCTGGTCGTGGCTGCTGACGATCTGGATGATGCTGTTCGCGTTCGCGGCGCTGCTCGCCGCGCTCCTGTTGCTGGCGAGCGACCGGCTCCTCCTGACCCAGTACTTCGCGACCGACGAGGGCTCGAGTCTGCTGTGGGCGCACCTGTTCTGGTTCTTCGGGCATCCGGAGGTGTACATCGTCTTCTTCCCGGCGTTGGGAATCATGTTCGAGACGTTCCAGTCCTTCACGGGACGACGGCTGGTCGGCCGCAAGTGGGTCATCATCGCGATGGTCCTCGTCGCGGTCCAGTCGTTCCTCGTCTGGGCCCATCACATGTTCCTGACGACGATCAACTTAGAGATCAAGACGCTGTTCATGGCGACGACGATCGGGATTTCGCTGCCCTTCGACCTGATGATCTTCTCGCTGATCTACACGATGGTCAAGGGGCGCGTGCGATTCACCACGCCGTTCCTGTTCAGTCTCGGTGCGCTCGTCCTGTTCATCCTCGGCGGCATCACCGGAGTCTTCCTCGGCGCCGTCGTGCTGGACTACGAGTTCCGCGGTACCTACTGGGTCGTCGCCCACTTCCACTACGTGATGGTCTCGGGGGTGACCGCCCTGATCGGCGGCCTCTACTACTGGTGGCCGAAGATCACCGGGAAGATGTACTCCGAGACGCTGGGGAAGCTCAACTTCGCAGTCTACTTCGTCGGCTTCAACCTGCTGTACTTCCCGATGTTCCTCGCCTGGGAGACGCCCCGTCGCGTCTTCCACTACGGCGAGGCGATTCAGATCTATCATCAGGCGGCGACCGTCGGCGCGTTCGTCTTCGGCGCGTCGTTCCTGATCACGTTCTACACGCTCGTGAAGAGCCTGCTCTCGGGGCCCGACGCGCCCGATAATCCCTGGGAGTACTCCCGCACCGCCGAGTGGGCGACCACCTCGCCGCCACCGCTGGACAACTGGGACGGCCGTCCGAGTTACGCCAGCGGCCGCCTCGAGTTCGTCGACGACACGGCGGCGACGACCGACGGCGGCGTGACGACCGCGGTGGAGAGTCAGGCGGAACACGCCGATCACGCCAGCATCTGGCCGGTGGGGATCGGCTTCGGGACCTTCGTGTTCTTCCTCGGGCTGACCGGCCTGACGCCGTACACGGTCGAGTTCGCACGGGGGACCGGCGAGGTCAGCCAGGAGATCGTCGGAACGAGCGCCGAACAGACGATTATCTACCCGATCCTGACGCTCCTCGGCGTCGGGATCCTCGGCTACACGCTCTTCGAGTACGGCCGCGAGGAGTTCAACGCGCCGGAGATGGCGATCGCCAGCCGCTGGCCGTTCGAAGGGATCGGCACCACGAAACTCGGCGTCTGGTTCTTCCTGGCCTCGGACGTCGTCGTCTTCGGCGCCGCCATCGGGAGCTACGTCTTCGCGCGGCTCCACGCCGGCTGGGGGTCCTGGGGCACCGTTCCGCCGTCGTCGACGCTCGGCCTCGTCAACACGTACGTGCTGTTGACCTCGAGTTTCACGGTCATCCTCGCGCTCGTCTTCGCCGAGCGCGGGAACAAGCGGGGGCTGCTCGGCACGATGGGCGCGACGCTGGTGCTCGGGCTGACGTTCCTCGGAATCAAGGGCTGGGAGTGGGCCTACGAGTTCAGCCACGGCGTCTACTGGTTCACCGACCTCCACTACTCGACGTACTTCGTGACAACGGGGCTCCACGCGCTGCACGTCATCCTCGGGATGTTGCTCGCCGGGTTCATGATCTACCGGATCGTCAGCGTCGACGCCTACCTGACGGACCATCGACCGGTGGAGTTCTTCGGCCTCTACTGGCACTTCGTCGACATCGTCTGGGTGATCCTCTTCCCGCTGTTCTACCTGATGTAG
- the speB gene encoding agmatinase: MFPGATDDGEGSHTAGDSDRGGANFVVVGAPLDVSTTFQPGTRFGPQRIRTFAEPFDDYDHRTGQYFSELGVEDHGDVRAWDDAKEYLEYLEGTLRGVVWDDAVPLTLGGEHSVSLAGVRAVEPEAVVVLDAHLDLYEAYDGNALSHASVTRRILEEPAVEDVFVLGARTGSEAEWERSRAPDVTVVPPEDVADWPLADRLDGRDVYLSVDIDAADPAYAPGTGTREPFGLESRELRDVVRAVAPHADGFDVVEVNDRDEGQTAALAGKLVREFVFSHTDDR, from the coding sequence ATGTTTCCCGGGGCGACCGACGACGGCGAGGGGAGCCACACGGCGGGTGACTCTGACCGTGGCGGCGCGAACTTCGTGGTCGTCGGTGCGCCCCTGGACGTATCGACGACCTTTCAGCCGGGGACCCGATTCGGTCCCCAGCGCATTCGGACTTTTGCGGAGCCGTTCGACGACTACGACCACCGGACGGGTCAGTACTTCTCCGAACTCGGCGTCGAGGACCACGGCGACGTCCGCGCGTGGGACGACGCCAAGGAGTACCTCGAGTACCTCGAGGGGACGCTGCGCGGTGTCGTCTGGGACGACGCCGTCCCGCTGACGCTGGGCGGGGAGCACAGCGTCTCGCTGGCGGGCGTCCGCGCCGTCGAACCCGAGGCGGTCGTCGTGCTCGACGCCCACCTCGACCTCTACGAGGCCTACGACGGCAACGCGCTCTCCCACGCCTCCGTGACTCGACGGATCCTCGAGGAGCCCGCGGTCGAGGACGTGTTCGTCCTCGGGGCCCGCACCGGCAGCGAGGCGGAGTGGGAGCGGTCCCGGGCGCCGGACGTGACGGTCGTCCCGCCCGAAGACGTCGCCGACTGGCCGCTCGCGGACCGACTGGACGGTCGCGACGTCTACCTGAGCGTCGACATCGACGCCGCCGACCCAGCCTACGCGCCGGGAACCGGTACGAGGGAGCCGTTCGGCCTCGAGTCCCGCGAGCTGCGCGACGTCGTCCGCGCGGTCGCACCGCACGCGGACGGGTTCGACGTCGTCGAGGTCAACGACCGCGACGAGGGACAGACCGCGGCGCTCGCCGGCAAACTGGTCCGAGAGTTCGTCTTTTCTCACACCGACGATCGGTAG
- a CDS encoding translation initiation factor IF-5A: MAKQQTEVRDLQEGSYVMIDDAPCKINSYSTAKPGKHGSAKARVEAEGVFDGKKRSLSQPVDAKIWVPIIERKQGQVVSVDGDDMQVMDLETYETITMRVPDDADVSPDENIEYLEMEEQRKIV, encoded by the coding sequence ATGGCGAAACAGCAGACCGAAGTTCGCGACCTCCAGGAAGGAAGCTACGTGATGATCGACGACGCGCCGTGTAAGATCAACTCCTACTCGACGGCGAAGCCGGGCAAACACGGCAGCGCCAAGGCGCGCGTCGAGGCCGAGGGCGTCTTCGACGGCAAGAAGCGATCGCTCTCCCAGCCGGTCGACGCGAAGATCTGGGTCCCGATCATCGAGCGCAAACAGGGCCAGGTCGTCTCCGTCGACGGCGACGACATGCAGGTCATGGACCTCGAGACCTACGAGACGATCACGATGCGCGTCCCCGACGACGCCGACGTCTCACCCGACGAGAACATCGAATACCTCGAGATGGAAGAACAGCGAAAGATCGTCTGA
- a CDS encoding AarF/ABC1/UbiB kinase family protein has translation MLAYARDRHRFLLFGRPRTVDAETHRHRAEVLLESLLTLGPTFIKLGQLLSTRPDVLPPAYLDVLAALQDEVPPADWADAKRVLEEELGPVDERFAEFETEAISGASLGQVYRARVAPEAVGAAETAETGAESGDARADGGASGRGVAGREVAVKIRRPDIEELVAADLRVIKWSLPILLYFVDESRAFSLRNLADEFAKTIREEMDYEREAEMLREIRANFAGDDRFVIPDVIESHSGPRVLTMEYVEGTKINDLEELERKGIDRTLLAENLERAYLQMIMNDGVFHADPHPGNLAVTDDGRIVFYDFGMSGRVDSFTQEKIIEFYVAVANQDIDGILDALIEIGTLSPDADRGVMAEVMEIAIQDARGEDVEQYRVNQIVGQIEDSIYVFPFRLPKNLALVLRVATVVEGVCVTLDPDFDFISVATDYLTEEGYREESVRRYAAETGRQLRETGESLTRIAPKAERALDRLDRDDLYIRIGLEEEENVFDTFAKRLIYGMLLTMSLFSTGVLYALEAPRASIVAAVFSLVVTVLLYRSFREREGIGTQPQFTRQNMRQRRGEE, from the coding sequence TTGCTCGCCTACGCCCGTGACCGCCACCGGTTCCTGCTGTTCGGACGACCGCGAACGGTCGACGCCGAGACCCACCGCCACCGCGCGGAGGTCCTGCTGGAGTCGCTGCTGACGCTCGGACCGACGTTCATCAAACTCGGCCAGCTGCTCTCGACCCGGCCCGACGTGCTCCCGCCGGCGTACCTCGACGTCCTCGCGGCGCTGCAGGACGAGGTGCCCCCGGCCGACTGGGCGGACGCGAAGCGGGTCCTCGAGGAAGAGCTCGGTCCGGTCGACGAGCGGTTCGCCGAGTTCGAGACCGAGGCGATCAGCGGCGCGAGCCTCGGACAGGTGTACCGCGCCCGCGTCGCTCCCGAGGCCGTCGGCGCCGCCGAGACGGCGGAAACGGGGGCCGAATCGGGGGACGCTCGAGCGGACGGCGGCGCTTCCGGACGCGGGGTCGCCGGCCGCGAGGTCGCGGTGAAGATCCGGCGGCCGGACATCGAGGAACTCGTCGCGGCGGACCTGCGGGTGATCAAGTGGTCGCTGCCGATCCTGCTGTACTTCGTCGACGAATCCCGGGCGTTCTCCCTGCGGAACCTCGCCGACGAGTTCGCGAAGACGATCCGCGAGGAGATGGACTACGAGCGCGAGGCCGAGATGCTCCGGGAGATCCGGGCGAACTTCGCCGGCGACGACCGCTTCGTCATCCCCGACGTGATCGAGAGCCACTCCGGGCCGCGCGTGCTCACGATGGAGTACGTCGAGGGGACGAAGATCAACGACCTCGAGGAACTCGAGCGCAAGGGGATCGACCGCACGCTGCTCGCGGAGAACTTAGAGCGGGCGTACCTGCAGATGATCATGAACGACGGCGTCTTCCACGCCGATCCCCACCCGGGGAACCTCGCGGTGACCGACGACGGCCGGATCGTCTTCTACGACTTCGGCATGTCGGGACGGGTCGACTCGTTCACACAGGAGAAGATCATCGAGTTCTACGTCGCCGTCGCCAACCAGGACATCGACGGCATTCTGGACGCCCTGATCGAGATCGGCACCTTGAGCCCCGACGCCGACCGGGGCGTGATGGCCGAGGTGATGGAGATCGCCATCCAGGACGCCCGCGGCGAGGACGTCGAACAGTACCGGGTCAACCAGATCGTCGGCCAGATCGAGGACTCGATCTACGTCTTCCCCTTCCGGTTGCCCAAGAACCTCGCCTTGGTCCTGCGGGTCGCGACCGTCGTCGAGGGGGTCTGCGTCACTCTCGACCCAGACTTCGACTTCATCTCGGTCGCGACCGACTACCTCACGGAGGAGGGGTACCGCGAGGAGTCAGTTCGCCGATACGCCGCGGAGACGGGCCGGCAGCTCCGCGAGACCGGCGAGTCGCTGACCCGGATCGCGCCGAAGGCCGAGCGCGCCCTCGATCGGCTGGATCGGGACGATCTCTACATCCGCATCGGCCTCGAGGAGGAGGAGAACGTCTTCGACACCTTCGCGAAGCGGCTGATATACGGCATGTTGCTCACGATGTCGCTGTTCTCGACGGGCGTCCTCTACGCGCTCGAGGCGCCTCGAGCGTCGATCGTCGCGGCCGTCTTCTCGCTGGTCGTGACGGTCCTGCTCTATCGATCGTTCCGCGAGCGGGAGGGGATCGGCACCCAGCCGCAGTTCACGCGACAGAACATGCGCCAGCGCCGCGGCGAGGAGTGA
- a CDS encoding Hsp20/alpha crystallin family protein — protein MSALRAALQDLSEDVFFDLLESEDAYLLVLDVPGVSADSLEVAVDDGRLSIEAHREKDPAGDYQYLEENRSLFLDIELPLPADAVGTETEAVVERGVLELTLPKTAATSETTIDVVEEDA, from the coding sequence ATGTCAGCGCTCCGCGCCGCACTGCAGGATCTCTCAGAAGACGTCTTCTTCGATCTGCTCGAGAGCGAGGACGCCTACCTGCTCGTCCTCGACGTTCCGGGCGTCTCCGCCGACTCGCTCGAGGTGGCGGTCGACGACGGCCGGCTCTCCATCGAGGCCCACCGCGAGAAGGACCCCGCTGGCGACTATCAGTACCTCGAGGAGAACCGCTCGCTCTTTCTCGATATCGAACTCCCCCTGCCCGCCGACGCGGTCGGCACGGAGACGGAAGCGGTCGTCGAACGCGGCGTCCTCGAGTTGACCCTCCCCAAAACGGCGGCGACGAGCGAGACGACGATCGACGTCGTCGAGGAAGACGCCTAA
- the glp gene encoding gephyrin-like molybdotransferase Glp, protein MDGADSERKRAGFKERTPVDEARRILREAVVGDGDAGDESGVDGDAAGVTADDGDAISPPTGSERIDVERADGRVLAAPVTSARSVPHYERAAMDGYAVRAADTFGASDRSPEVLRVAEGVGADAEVGPDTAARVHTGSALPEGADAVVMIERVTELESAGELEVEDAVAEGENVAPVGEDVEEGQPLYDAGHRLRPSDLGLLRSAGYARVAVAKPPTVGVIPTGEELVEGDPGPGEVVETNGLTVSRLAERWGGRATYRDVVTDDFQSLRVAIQRDLPKDVIVTTGGSSVGERDLLPEVIDELGEVLVHGVGLKPGHPVCLGIVEETPVLALPGYPVACIVNAVQFLRPVMRWLEGTEPDPHPTTYARLERKIPSEPGTRTFARVRLEEREPDDGDDFGAGEPRFAAAPTRASGSGVLSSVALADGWVVVDDDREGIPAGETVAVEDWEPNT, encoded by the coding sequence ATGGACGGAGCCGACAGCGAGCGCAAACGGGCCGGGTTCAAGGAACGGACGCCGGTCGACGAGGCGCGACGAATACTCAGAGAGGCCGTCGTGGGGGACGGCGACGCCGGCGACGAATCCGGTGTGGACGGCGACGCGGCCGGCGTGACCGCCGACGACGGCGATGCGATCTCGCCTCCGACGGGGTCCGAACGGATCGACGTCGAACGCGCGGACGGCCGGGTGCTGGCCGCCCCCGTCACCTCGGCTCGGAGCGTCCCCCACTACGAGCGGGCCGCGATGGACGGCTACGCCGTCCGCGCGGCGGACACGTTCGGCGCCAGCGACCGCTCCCCCGAAGTCCTCCGGGTCGCCGAGGGCGTCGGCGCCGACGCCGAGGTCGGACCCGACACCGCTGCCCGCGTCCACACCGGCAGCGCGCTCCCCGAGGGCGCCGACGCCGTCGTCATGATCGAGCGCGTGACCGAACTCGAGTCGGCCGGCGAACTCGAGGTCGAGGACGCGGTCGCGGAGGGCGAGAACGTCGCACCGGTCGGCGAGGACGTCGAGGAGGGCCAGCCGCTCTACGACGCGGGCCACCGGCTGCGGCCGTCGGATCTGGGCCTGCTTCGGTCGGCGGGCTACGCCCGCGTCGCGGTCGCGAAGCCCCCGACGGTCGGCGTGATCCCGACGGGCGAGGAACTCGTCGAGGGCGATCCGGGTCCGGGCGAAGTGGTCGAAACCAACGGCCTCACCGTCTCTCGGCTCGCGGAACGCTGGGGCGGCCGCGCGACCTATCGGGACGTCGTCACCGACGATTTCCAGTCCCTGCGCGTGGCGATCCAGCGGGACCTGCCGAAGGACGTGATCGTCACCACCGGCGGCTCGAGCGTCGGCGAACGCGACCTCCTGCCGGAGGTGATCGACGAACTGGGCGAGGTGCTCGTCCACGGCGTCGGCCTCAAACCCGGTCATCCCGTCTGCCTCGGTATCGTCGAGGAGACGCCCGTCCTCGCGCTGCCGGGCTATCCCGTCGCCTGTATCGTCAACGCCGTCCAGTTCCTCCGACCCGTGATGCGCTGGCTCGAGGGCACCGAGCCCGACCCGCATCCGACCACGTACGCGCGCCTCGAGCGCAAGATCCCGAGCGAACCCGGTACGCGGACCTTCGCGCGGGTCCGACTCGAGGAGCGCGAGCCGGACGACGGCGACGACTTCGGGGCCGGTGAGCCGCGGTTCGCGGCGGCACCGACTCGGGCGAGCGGCTCCGGCGTGCTCTCGAGCGTCGCGCTGGCCGACGGCTGGGTGGTCGTCGACGACGACCGCGAGGGGATCCCCGCGGGCGAGACCGTCGCCGTGGAGGACTGGGAGCCGAACACGTAA
- a CDS encoding serine hydrolase domain-containing protein codes for MVRLDDSDRERIAALFDRHLEVGLHHGAQLAVYVDGERVLDLAGGLEGPDGDRETPETRHVLFSCTKPYAAVTLHTLVDEGELDYDDRVVDHWPEFADEGTEKAEITVRQVLSHTAGLNQGEIDDRPDLWGDWEAAVAQIEAMEPNFPPGETPAYHALTFGWLVGELVRRVSGTPIEEAAAERVFEPLGMDDTGIGLREDEDDDVATLVGFDAFDRCRDPGEGLGDNAEVAAPFNAEEIHRAVIPAASGIGTAGDMARFYACLANGGELEGTRLLSAETVERLTALEAETDADGTLGREGRFALGFWKGGTTVAPYGTLSPERAFGHAGLGSSVGWADPEENIAFSYVTNGVRDGSYEHVARVNALADAVRLAVLSD; via the coding sequence ATGGTACGGCTTGACGATTCGGACCGCGAGCGGATCGCCGCCCTCTTCGACCGCCACCTCGAGGTCGGGCTTCACCACGGCGCGCAACTGGCCGTCTACGTCGACGGCGAGCGGGTGCTCGACCTCGCGGGCGGCCTCGAGGGGCCCGACGGCGACCGGGAGACGCCCGAGACGCGCCACGTCCTGTTCTCGTGTACGAAGCCCTACGCCGCCGTGACGCTGCACACGCTGGTCGACGAGGGGGAACTCGATTACGACGACCGCGTCGTCGACCACTGGCCGGAGTTCGCCGACGAGGGGACCGAGAAGGCCGAGATCACCGTCCGACAGGTCCTCAGCCACACCGCGGGACTCAATCAGGGAGAGATCGACGACCGGCCCGACCTCTGGGGCGACTGGGAGGCCGCGGTCGCGCAGATCGAGGCGATGGAGCCGAACTTCCCGCCGGGGGAGACGCCCGCCTACCACGCGCTCACGTTCGGCTGGCTGGTCGGCGAACTCGTCCGCCGCGTGTCGGGGACGCCGATCGAGGAGGCCGCCGCCGAGCGCGTGTTCGAACCACTGGGAATGGACGACACCGGGATCGGCCTCCGAGAGGACGAGGACGACGACGTGGCGACGCTGGTCGGCTTCGATGCGTTCGACCGCTGTCGGGATCCGGGCGAGGGGCTCGGAGACAACGCCGAGGTCGCGGCGCCGTTCAACGCCGAGGAGATCCACCGCGCCGTGATCCCGGCGGCCAGCGGGATCGGAACCGCCGGCGACATGGCGCGGTTCTACGCCTGCCTCGCCAACGGCGGCGAACTCGAGGGTACCCGGCTCCTCTCTGCGGAGACCGTCGAGCGACTGACGGCCCTCGAGGCCGAGACGGACGCCGACGGCACGCTCGGACGGGAGGGACGGTTCGCGCTGGGCTTCTGGAAGGGCGGGACGACGGTCGCGCCGTACGGAACGCTCTCGCCGGAGCGAGCGTTCGGCCACGCCGGACTGGGAAGCAGCGTCGGCTGGGCCGATCCCGAGGAGAATATCGCCTTCTCGTACGTCACGAACGGGGTTCGGGACGGGTCCTACGAGCACGTCGCTCGCGTGAACGCGCTCGCGGACGCGGTTCGACTCGCGGTGCTGTCGGACTGA
- a CDS encoding RNA-binding protein has translation MQVKSRHHLRSDAVSDVETALEEQLGVSPEGDAYERVEFEDTDWEVVLIDGEPQVAYFDEEPFLTVRGANAYEPEKRLVTVDAGAISFVSDGADVMRPGITEATDDISPDDLVVIAEESHGKVLAVGRARVNGDEMAGDEGKVVDSLHHVGDDLYEFSG, from the coding sequence ATGCAGGTCAAGTCCCGACACCATCTCCGAAGCGACGCCGTCTCGGACGTCGAGACGGCCCTCGAGGAGCAACTCGGCGTCTCGCCCGAGGGGGATGCCTACGAGCGCGTCGAGTTCGAGGACACCGACTGGGAGGTCGTCCTCATCGACGGGGAGCCACAGGTCGCGTACTTCGACGAGGAACCGTTCCTGACCGTCAGAGGCGCCAACGCCTACGAACCCGAGAAGCGACTGGTCACGGTCGACGCCGGCGCGATCTCGTTCGTCAGCGACGGCGCGGACGTGATGCGACCGGGGATCACGGAGGCCACCGACGACATCTCGCCCGACGATCTGGTCGTCATCGCCGAGGAGTCCCACGGAAAGGTGCTGGCGGTCGGCCGCGCCCGCGTCAACGGCGACGAGATGGCCGGCGACGAGGGAAAGGTGGTCGACTCGCTGCACCACGTCGGCGACGATCTCTACGAGTTCTCCGGCTAA